In Granulicella mallensis MP5ACTX8, the sequence CCGGCCCCTGCTATAGGTCAGGTTATCCGCAAGCTGCTTGGTGGTAGATTGCGTCGGGCCAACGTGGTCTCTGCCGATCGGAGTGAAACCGGTACCATCCGAAAATACGATGGTGGGAAAGCCCTGGTCGGTAGGGTGATTTGAAACATTGACACCCTGGTTGCCATTGACCTGAATATTCAAGCCTTGAATAGCTGCCGCACCCTCAATGGGGAAGTTCGGAGACAGGATGGTATCCGTGAAACCATAACGGAACTCATTCAACAGCTGGCTGCTGATGATGTAGTTATGAGAGACCAGGAAGCTACGGTCGTGCTCGGTATCGACATCGTTCGGCAACAGCGGATTTACAGTATTTACCGTAAGGTTCTTCCGATTGAAACGAGCATAGACCTGCTGCTTCGAAGTAAGGACCTGGTCGATACGCGCATCGAAGCCATCTGTATTCGATGGGATCGGAACGAGCGTTTGATAGTTGAAACCGTTACCGTTCGGAGCGTTCGGCAAAGGATAATACTGGTTCAGGAGTGCCGAGGCAAAAGGACTTACCGGGATGTTTGTGTTTGCCGGATAGGGTTGCCCCGTCGCCGGATTGTTCAGCACCTGGCCGAACTCGGACAGATTGCCTGCCCGTTCAAGCGCGTCAGGCACGGTATACTGCTCTGCCTGCGAAGTCCGTCTCCGGTTACCTTCATAGTCGAAAAAGAAGAACGTCTTATCGTGGCCGTTATAAAGATGCGGAATGATGACCGGACCGCCGATGCTGCCGCCAAAGGTATTGAAGTGCTTGGGCGCCTTCTCCGTAAAGTTCAGAACGCGAGCGTCGAGGGCGTCGTTCTGAAGATATTCGAAGACGTTTCCATGGAAATTATTCGTTCCGCCCTTGCTGGTGAAGGTTACGTCGGCCACCTGGGAGAACTCTGCATTGTTATTGAAGGCTGTGACCTTGAGTTCGCCGATGCCTTCAGGCGAGGGATAGGGGTTCGTTCCAGCAGCGCTGTTGAAAATGTTCGCCGTCGAAATACCATCGACCGAAAATCCGATCTGGTTTGCCGTAGCGCCACCGATGGCGACGTTGCCCGAGCTATCCTGCTGCACGTTCGGAGAGGTCTCTAACGAAGCGAGCGGGCTGGTAGTCGAGGCACGGAAGTTGAGGGGCAACTGGCCGATCTCGGCGGTTCCCTTCGAATCGCCAATGATTCCGTTTTCCGTATTGATATGGTTGGCCGAGGTGGTTACCTGAACTTCAGTTACCTGTGTCGCAACAGGCATCGTGAGAGTAATACGAAGGTCCTGGCGGGCTGCAATGGTAATACCGTTGACCGTCGTTTCAGCGAAACCCTCGTGCTGTCCGCGAATGGTATATCTGCCGGCAAGGACGTTCTCGAGGGTATAGCTTCCGGTGTTATCGGTCTTCGCGACACGGTCGGTATTTTTATCGATGTCATGCAGTGTGATCTGCGTGTCCGGCACGGCGGCGCCGGTGTTATCCAGGGCAAGTCCACGAATGCTTCCGAAGGTGGACTGTGCAGTTGCCTGAGGGGCGGCCATGAAGAGCATCCCGAACAGAACAACGAGGGTGCTCAATAAATGACGCTGCTTGAAAACTAATTTACGAAGTGAAAAGGAATTTGCTTGATCCCTTTTGCGCGAGATTTCTACTTGATGCTCCAACAAGATTACTGCCTCCAAATGCAAACACAACAAAGAATGCGAAACTACCGGCGAAGCGGGTTGTATGGCTCCTCTAGACGAGGCCATGGGGGTTCTCCAATCTGTCAGCACGACTGACGGCGTATGTCTTATGAAAGCCCCGCAGCCATAATGGCGGCATAATGAAATGCAAAAAACACATATGGTTTACTTATGAATTCTTAAGGCACTTATGAGTTCTTTATGTTTTGAAAAGGGCCAGCCTGTTGACTTCGTGGTAGCTGGATAAATAACAGGGAGCTTAGAGGACAATAAGCTCGACTAGCCTTTGTTTTTTTGTTGTCATTCCGAGCGTAGCGAGCGAACCTGCTGTCTCCCGCTCTTCGTTCGTATTACCCGAGAAGATGTGGTCTGGAACCGGAGCGTTTGAGTTGACGCACAGCGTTTGTGGTGGCACGGGCAAAAAACGGGAGACAGCAGGTTCGCTCGCTGCGCTCGGAATGACAACAAGAAAAGCAAAGGCAAAGGCAACAACAGAGGCAGAGGCAAGAGAAAGAGAAAGAGCAAAAACATAGCATCGCCACTGCAGGGCTTAGCGATGTGCCCGTTCTCCAGAGCGCATGCCCAATGCCTGAGCCTTTCCGAAAACGAGTCCGGGCAGCTACCATCGGGCACATGGTGCAATTGCGCGAAGTCACGGTAATCGCCGCTCCCCTTGAACGCGTCTTCGATCTCGCGCGTTCCATCGAAGTGCATTTGCTGGACAACATTCACTTCGGGGAACAGGCCACTGCGGGCACTCGCACAGGGCTTCACGGCATGGGCGAACAGGTGATGTGGCAGGCGCGGCACTTCTTTGTGCGGCAGACTTTGGTCAGCCTGATTACGGCCTTCGACTCGCCGCGCTACTTTCAGGACACGATGCTGCGCGGAGCGTTTCGCTCCATGCAGCATGACCATTTCTTTCGCAAGGTTCAGCCTGCAGATGATGGCTCGCCGCGTACCGAGATGACGGACGAGTTCCGCTTTGCCGCGCCGATATTGGAAGGTGGCCTGCTGGCTGAGTTCTTTGTGCTGCGCCGTTATATGCGCAACCTCTTGCGGGAGCGCAATGCGGTCATCAAGCGGGTTGCGGAATCGGACGAGTGGCAGCAGTATCTGCCATCGGTACCGGCACATACTGAGACCCAAGGGGTGACGCCATGACCATGCGAACGGGAAGCAGATTCCCTTCGGGAATGACAACCAGAAAAGCAAAATCAACGACAGATGCCGTGGCCACCCGGCACCCCGCACCGATTCTTCGCCTTCACACCTAACCCGCTCATCTATCCTTGAGCTATCTCATGACGCTTCGTGACACCCTCGCCGAAACCTCCGCCCGCATCCTCCGCCGCGATGCCGAGACGCTGCTCGCGCATGTGCTCGGCCATCCCCGTGCGTGGCTCCTCGCACATCCCGAGGAAGAGCTCGATGCCGCGCAGGCAGAGACCTTTCTCGGACTTGCAGCCCGCCGCGCAGCGGGTGAACCGCTGCAATATCTGACCGGCGTGCAGGAGTTCTACGGTCTGTCATTGCGTGTGACGCCCGAGGTACTGATTCCCCGCCCCGAGACCGAGCACCTGGTCGAAGCCGTTATCCTCTGGGCCACGCAGTTTCACGATGGCCGCATCCTGCGCATCGCCGATGTCGGGACAGGTTCGGGCGCCATCGCCATCGCCCTGGCCACGCATCTCGCAGGGGTGGCGCTTGTGGCCATCGATCAATCCGAGGGAGCACTCGCCGTCGCCGAAGAGAATGCGCACGCCCTGGGATGCAGAGAGCGCATCACCTTCCTGCGCAACGATCTGCTCAAAGACCTGAGCAGTGCTCTTCCCCACTATCCGCCGTTCGATGCCATCGTCTCCAACCCGCCGTACATCCCCCTTGGCGATGCCGCGACGATGCAGGTGGAAGTGGTACAGCATGAGCCTCACAGCGCCCTCTTTGCAGGTGACGACGGGCTTGCCATCTACCAGCGCTTGATTCCCCAGGCGCACGCCGCCCTGCACCCCTGCGGTCTGCTCGCCATGGAGATCGGATTCGGACAGCGGCCTGCACTGGAGGAGTTACTCGTGGATTGGAGCAACGTGCGCTTCGTGGATGACTATGCGGGCATACCGCGGATCGTGCTGGCGGAGCGGGTTTAGAGATAGCACGATGTGTTTTTTATCTTTGATTACCCCAAATGTTGTCATCTCGACCGAAACATGACAATGTTTGGGGTAGGTCGAGATGACTACGATATGGGTGATTCTGTTAGAAGAACGTGCGAGCGGCAGCGGCTGCATCTTTGATATCCACATGAATGCGATGCGCAGCCACTATGGCAAATATCAAGGCCAGAGCCGATTCTGCCAAGGCAACAGGAAGATCGCGGCCTACGCGCCGGGCCAGATACATACGCAGATGATAGCCGCCGTAGGTGCCGATGAGCGCGCCGATGCAGCAGAAGAGAATGCCGCCCGCAAGTGGCTCCTGGAATGAGGCTGCCACCATCGCACCCGCGAGTGCGGCAGCGATCAGCCGCGCGGACACGCCCAGAATCCTGGTGCGGCTGGACGTCTGCGGCAGCGTGTCGATGTAGTACTCGCTGAGCGCGCACAGCGTAAAGATGATCACGGAGACGATCTTCGCGGCCCAGAAGGTCCAGTTATCGACCGGCAGCAGGGCCAGGGCCATAAACCAGCAGAGCACAGCGAGCGGCGTCATCGTGCGCATGCCGGTGGCGATACCGAGAATGATGATCCAGAACATAGCGGCTCTCTTCGTAACAGTACACAGGCTAACCCATGTACCAAGAGAATGTAGCGCATAGTTTGGTCTGAAGTCAGCCTGGGTGTTGAAAGTACCCCTGGCTTTTGCTACCAGTCTGCGCTGAGAGCCGAAGCCCCCGCATCTGTGGTGGTCCCAATGCGGGGGTCCTTCGGCTGCGCCTCAGGATGACGGCGAAAAACAAGCAACGGCAAAAACAGACAACGGCAAAGACAAAGCGCCTACGCGCGCAGCCAACCATACAGCGGGAACTGCTCTGCCAGCTCGCCCACCTGGCCGCGAATCTCGGCCAGCCTGGCGGCGTCGGAGCGGTGTTCGAGCGCGGTGGCGATCCACTTGGCGATCGTCCGCATCTGGTCTTCCTTCATGCCGCGCGTGGTGAGCGCCGGGGTGCCCAGGCGAATGCCGCTCGGCTTCATCGGAGGGTTGGTGTCGAACGGGATCGCGTTCTTGTTGACCGTGATGCCCGCCTCGCCCAGCGCGGACTCGGCCTCGGAGCCGAGGATGCCCTTCGCGAAGACGTCAACGAGAATGAGGTGCGTATCCGTGCCGCCCGAGACGATGCGGAAGCCCTCGGCCTGCATGGCCTCGCCCAGCGCCTTGGCGTTGGCAATGGTCTGCTTCGCGTAGGTCGAGAACTCCGGCTGCAACGCCTCATTGAAGGCCACAGCCTTGGCCGCGACGACGTGCATCAGCGGGCCGCCCTGCTGGCCGGGGAAGACGCTGCGGTCGACAGCAGCGGCGAACTCAGCCTGGCAGAGGATCAGGCCGGCGCGTGGTCCGCGCAGTGTCTTGTGGGTCGTCGTGGTGACGATGTGGGCGTGCGGCACGGGCGAAGGATGCGCTCCACCGGCGACGAGGCCGGCGAAGTGCGCCATGTCCACGACGAAGTATGCGCCGACCTTATCGGCGATCTGGCGCATGCGCGCGAAGTCGAACTGGCGCGGATAGGCGGAGCCGCCGCCGATGATCATCTTCGGCTTCTCGGCGATGGCCTGCGCTTCGAGTTCGTCATAGTCGACGACCTCGGTGTCTTTACGGACCTTGTAGCCCGCCACCTTGTAGAGCTTGCCGCTGAAGTTCAGCTTGTGCCCGTGGGTCAGGTGACCGCCGTTGGCGAGGTCCAGGCCCAGGATGGTGTCGCCGGGCTGGATGAGCGCCATGTAGGCGGCAGCGTTGGCCTGAGAGCCGGAGTGCGGCTGCACGTTGGCGTGGTCGGCCCCAAACAGGCGCTTGGCGCGGTCGCGGGCGAGGTTCTCGACGACGTCGGCGAACTCGCAGCCACCGTAGTAGCGCTTGCCGGGGTAGCCCTCGGCGTACTTATTGGTGAAGACGGTACCGGCGGCTTCGAGCACGGCGCGTGAGACAAAGTTTTCGCTGGCAATCATCTCGAGGCCGTCATGCTGACGCACGACCTCGTTCTCAATCTGGGCTGCAATGTCAGGGTCGGCGACCGCAAGCGGTGCGTTCAGGTCGATAGGCATTCGTTAATTTTACGCTGGTTCTACCGGTCCGAATCTGCCCGGCGAGGGCTATAAGTTTGGTGCTTTGAATTTGTTTTATGTCTCCCCACAGAATTGTCATCCTGAGCGGAGCGTCCCAGCTTTTGGGGACGCGCCCGTTCGGCTACGCTCAGGGCCGAAGGACCCCGAGGGGTGCCCTCTTGCCTACGCCCTTTGGAGCTTTTCTACTTCGAGTGATCGAGCCTGAATTCTCGTGTTGGAAAAGGACCCGGAATCCTGGGTAAGATCAAGTTCTTCGGGGTCCTTCGACTCCGCACCTCGCAAAAAACGCGAGGCGCTACGCTCAGGATGACGACTCTGTGGGGGAACAAATAGGTAATGCGCTGTTGCCCCCGATTTGCAGACACTACCTAAAGCCCCACCCGTTCAAAACAAGCCCATGGGAAGGCACAGGCCCAGGCTGCTGTCCGGCTTACGATCCCTGCCCCAACTGCTTGAACGTCCTCCACACGAACGACCCGAGATACCAGCCGTCGAGGTACTTGTACGGCGTCTCACCCGTGGTGTAGTGGCCACAGGGCAGCACCTTGGAGGTGTACTCAATCTGGTGAGCGTCGAAGGACTTCAGGACCTCCAGCGAGAACTCGCGCACGAACGTCAGGTCGTACGTCGCGTGGACGACCAACGTATGCCGGGGTGTCGCCGCGAACTGCGCCATGTACGACATCGGGCTGACGGCAAGAAACAGTTGCCGAACCTGGTCCTGCGTGAGTCCTGCATGCTCGAACGAGGAACGAATGTGGCGCGTGCTCTGCCCCGTCCAGACGACGTCGCCGAACCACGTCGACGCGTAGTTGAACGCACAGACCTGAATGCGCGGGTCCATCGCCGCGGCGATGAACGCGTAGCAACTGCCGAGGCTCGTACCCAACACGCCGATCTGTTCGTAGCCCTCGGACTGCAGCCAGTCGATGCAACTGCGAATATCCACGACGGCCTGGCGGCAGGCGGACATGGTGCGCCCGATGTTCGAGCTGACCGCGTAGTCGGAGCGCTCGAGCTCCAGCGGGCGGCGGACGTCATGGTACGGCTTCGACAGCCGCAGGCAGGAGATGCCGAAGCGATTGAACATCGTGCAGAAGGCATTGTGCGAGAAGGCATCGGCGTTCCACTGCGGCATCACAATCATTGCCTGCTTTGGCCTTCTCTCTCCCGTTCCCTTCTTCTTGCCCGGCTCCGCCGGATACCAGCGTGCGTTGACCATATCGTTCTCGGGATACGGCGTGCGCACGGGCGAGGTAAAGCGCAGGAAGGGCTCGCGGCGCAGCTCGCCGACCTCAGCCTGGCGCTGGTACTCGCGCTCCTGTTCGAGCGTCTCGGGACGAACGTTGGTCGGGAAGAGTTCGGGGTAGCGCTGCTCGATGCGGAAGTCGGTGGGAGTGGCGTAGTCGAAGAAGCTGTGCGGGTCGGCGGCGATGCGCGCATTGAGTGCGGTCATCGCGGCCAGCGGTGTGAGTTCGCCCGAGGCGACTTTTTGCTCGGCCTCTTCGCCGCCAAAATCGGCAAGATAGTCGAAGCCCCACTCAAGAGGACGCTCGATGCGGTTTTGATCGCGCGTGGTGAGCGCGGTCTCCCATGCGTACATCCACTTGGCGTAAAGCTGAGAAAGCATGCTTCCAGTTTATCGTTCCGGCGGGTGTAGAAGTCGCCCCTCGCAGTATTCGAGAGGAAGAGGGATTAGAGCAAATTTCCTGTTACCGTGAAGTTGCATCGGGCGTGCAGGATCGTTTTTCTGGCAAAAACAGCCATAAATGTCGCGGTTCCGCTATACACCTACGGGAAATTTGCTCTATCGTGCCGTCCGCGTCGTCTTCTTTTTGGAGTGGCGTCTCTTCTCTGTAACTTGAGAGGTGACAAGGATGATCGGTTCCTGGTCTGGAAACGTTGCAATCATGGTCAGATGACCGCCCATGGCCGCTACCGTACGTTGCATCGTGGACAGACGCGGGTCCTTACGTTTTTCGAGGCGCGAGATCTGCATTTGGCCCACCCCCAAAGCCTCGGCGACAACAGCCTGGCTGATCTTACGGTCTTTCCGCATCTCTCCCAGGGTCATGCGCCGCTCCACCGCCGCGAGCAGCTCGGCCCCTCTTGCTTCAATGGCCTTCCGCCGATTCTTCGGCAGCGAAGCCATTACTTCATCTGCTGCAATCAGTCCACGCATGGGTAGTCTCTCCATTGGCTAAAGGTTGTCGAGATGTTCCTTGTATCTTCTATCAGCTTTATCAATCAGCCTCCTGTAGAAGGTCTTTTCGCTAACACCGGACTTATCACCCGCTACCAGCAAAATGGCATCCCGCTCCGGGTCAAAGGCAAAAGCAACACGCCACACTCCTCCAGAGGCCTTAAACCGCAGTTCTTTCATGTTTGTATATTTCGAATCCTTGAGGGTATCCACCTCAGGACGGCCTAAAGTGGGGCCATATGTTCGCAAAGGTATGAGCAAGGCCAGCAATTCGTCCTGCGCTGCCACCGGAAGCTCATCAAACTCGGCCTTGAACCTGGGGTGGAAGTAGGCGTTCCAACTCATGAATAAATTATGCTCTAATACGCATTATGCTGTAAAGAGCATAATGCGTATTGCGCTTCGCTTGCCCGTAAAGTTTTGTACTATCGCAGCTCAAAGTTCGCGCGAATGCCGCACAGAATGTCATACGCAATTGTGCCGCTCCAGCGGGCCTGGTCTTCGGCGGTAACGCCCTCTCCCAGCAACACGGCCTCCATCCCCTCCTGCACGTCCGCGTGGCCGCTGACATCCACCACCGTCAGGTTCATCGACACGCGGCCCACAACAGGCGCACGCCGGCCCGCGATCATCACCCAGCCGTTGCCCACCCCGGAAGAAGCGGCACGGCGATAGCCATCGGCGTAGCCCACCGGCAACAACGCCAGGCGCATCGGCTGCGTCGCGACGAACGTTGCGCCATAGCCCACTGTTGCCCCAGCAGCGACGCCGCGCAGTCCGATGATGCGCGTCTTCCAGACGAGCACCGGAGACACCTTTGGCGCGAGCGCTCCCGCATGAGCATGCTCGCCTTCGATCTCCAGGCAATGTCCATAGATAGCAAATCCGATGCGAACCATAGCCCGCGCGCCGAGCGACTTTGCGGTATCGCGAATCCACTGCATCGTGCTGCCCTCGTCCACCGCCGAGGTATTGGCCAGATGCACGAACTCGGGGCGCATGCCCGCGGCGAGAGCCTGGTCGAGCGCCGAGGCGAACCGTTCGCGCTGCTCCTCGGTGATCTTCGCCTCTGCGGATTCGGAGCAGCACAGGTGCGTCATGATGCCTTCACAGCTCACCCATCGTGAATCAGCAAGAGCTTCCAGTGTGCGTGCGAGGTCTTCGCCGGGAGCCGCTCCCTGGCGTCCCATGCCGGTATCGACCTCGAGATGCACCTGGATACGATGCCCTGCGGAACGCGCGGCGCGTTCCAGAGCGGCAATGTGCTCGGGCGTCCAGACGACAGGCGTAAGACCGTGCGCCACCAGTGCAGGCGCGTCCGCCAGTTCCATGCCGCACATGACGAGCACGCGTATGCCACTGTGCGGAAGTGCCGTGCGAACAGCCTCGCCCTCCGCCACATCGCTGACACCAAGCCACTGGGCACCGGCCTCCGCCAATACCGGGGCGCAGATCGTCGTGCCGTGGCCGTAGGCGTTGGCCTTGATGACGGCGAGTGCTTCCACTCCCTGCCCCGCGACGGCCTGTATCGCGCGAAAGTTCTCCGCCAGCCTCGCGCTTGAGATTTCGATCCAACTCTTCAAAAGTTACCTACCCGCCTTGTGTCCATTATCTTTCAAGCTCAGCGCGAGGTTGTGTGTTTCAGGACGGAGGGTGGCATACGAAGCAACAGCGGCAACGCATTTATTTGGGCGCAGGGGAAGAGAATGAGATGCCTCAACATTTTCACTTTGCCCTTTCCACAAAACCGTCATTCTGAGCGAAGCGTCGCGCGCTTTTTGCGAGACGCGAAGTCGAAGAACCCCGAAGAGCTCCTCTCGCCCCTACCGCTCGAACCGTTCCAACCGAAGAGGCAGAGGCCCGAGCGTCAGAGGTGGAAAAGGTCCGGAGGGTAGGGGCAACGTAGAAGGTTTCGGGGTTCTTCGACTGCGTAGCTCGCAAAGTGCGCGAGCTACTTCGCTCAGAATGACGGTTTCGGTGGCGGTCGAAACCTTCTGAATCTCTCCCCACTACTTCTGCCCATCCCCAATCGCAGGCGGAGCATAGTACGGCAGCTTCTGCTGTTGCTCGCTGGCGCGTTTGACCGCGATATCGGCGAACAACAGGCTTGGCGCGATGGTGGTCTCGGGCACGGGGCTCAGGGTCTGTGCGACCCAGGGCTTGCCTCCAGCTGCCAGCAATCCGCTGCGTAATGAGCGTTGATCGAGCTCGTCGAACACCGCTCCGCGCACCAGCGTGCGTTTGCCGCTGGGTGACACGCGGTACAGCAGCCGTGGTGACAGCTCCCCACCGAGCGTCTCCACCTCGTATACGTCGCGGCCCTGTTCCTTCGCCAGCGCCAGCAGCTTCGCGCGCATCTCCGCCGCCGACAATGGCTGCGTCGACTTCACGACGACCACACCGGCGCGTGAGTGCGCTGCCTGCCCCGGAGCCGCGCGGCCATGGCCGTTCGACTCGGGAAAGTCCTTCACCGGCTCACGCCCCAGCAGATAATCGATCAATTTGCCATGATCGACTACCGTCACCGGCGCGACCGGAACACCTTCATCGTCGACAGAGTAGGCGCCGACCAGCGACTGGCCTTCAAAGGTATGCAGGCCGGGATCGTCGACGACCGTGAGGAAGGACGGCAGCACCGGCGTGCGCAGGCTCGACTGATACGCTCCCTGCGTGCGTGCGGTGGTGCCCATGTCGGGGCGGTCGGCCTCGACGTTCGGCACGAAGAGCCGGTTGATGACATCGGCGCTGGCATCGCCCGAGAAGAGCACGGGACCGTGATAGTCCTCGGCGTCCACGACCGGGGCCTCGCGCAGATCCTTCAAGCTGAGGAGATTGGTGATCGTGCGCTTGTGCAAAGCCTCTGCACTCTCGAGCCCTTCAGCCGTGGCCGCGGAGGAGCCGTTACTGCGGCTGAGCTGCATGCCGTCCGCCGCCTGTCCGCCCACACTGATGACATCGTTATAGCCTGCGTAGCCGTGCCGCAGCACCGTGCCGTCGGTGTTCACCGTATAGCGATTCACGACCACGGCGTCGATGCTGGCGCTCGATGATTGCACCTCCGCTGCAAAGCTGCGGACCTCGGGCGCGGTCTGGAAGATGCCGCTGGCTTCGATGATGCGCTGCTTCCACGCATCGCGATCCAGCTCGAGCGTCTTCAAGGGTTCGATCAGGGTAACGGGCTTGGCCGGGGTGAAGTCGTTGGCCGTGGGCGCGCTCTGGAACTGCTTGAGCGCGGCCTCCTTGGCCGAGTACGCCCGCAAGGCATTCTTGTAGGCCTCATCGGTCGCGGTCCAGAGCGCGTACTTCAGCGCGGCGGGATCGTTGTCGTTGGGGGCGAGCTGCAGAGAGCCGTCTCCACGCGAAGAGCTGGAGTCGGTGGTGTAATCGCCGATGCGTACTTCGACGCGCACGATGCGCTGGCGGTTCTCGCTTTCGCCAGTCAGTGCGCCGTAGTTCGCGACGGCCTCGTAGGTCTGCAGATCTTCGAGCCGGTACTCCATGAAGTAGGGCCGCTGCAGGCCGGGCAGAATGAGCAGCGACTTCTCGCGCGCGAGTTCCTGCTGCATCGCGGTGAGGAGTGGGTCGGGGGTGTTGGGTGCCATTTGGGCATGCAGGGACACAGGAACAGACAATATGACAGCAATCAGGCCCGATGCGACGAACGAACGCTGTTGTTGTTTTGGTCTCACAATCACCTCTGAATCGTCATCCTGAGCGGAGCGTTTCGCGCACTTTGCGAGACGCGGAGTCGAAGGACCCCGAAGCAGCTCATGTTGCCGATACCATCCGCCCTTTTTCAACCCGGAGCTCCAGTGCCCCAGCAGTCTCGCGTGAAAAGGTTCTATCAGCCTGTGTAAGACAGAACCCTCGGGGTCCTTCGACTCTGCAACTCGCAAAGTGCGCGAGCTGCTGCGCTCAGGATGACGATTTTTGGGTGAGGTAGAAGAGACGAAATCTTGTGGCTCTCGAAAGAAGAATCGCATTAGCGGCCCCCTTTCGTTGCAGCCGAAACAGGCGTCGCAGGAGCATCCGTTGCATCACCCAATGGCGGCGGCTCGACGATCGGCGGGCGTGCCGTTCCCTGCGCCTGACGCTGGGTTTCGATCTCGCTCACCAGCATGGCCGGGGCTACGGCGCTGACGGGAATCGTGCCCGACTCCGCGCCGCACTCGCCGTTGAAGATGTCCTGGTGGTCGCCCGTCGCAACGATGCGGTTCAACGCGGCCTGCGGCGTTCCGACGATGCTCACACCGCGCACCAGCTCGTCCGGCCTGCCGTCCACGTACACGCGATAGACCACCAGCGGAATCACCTGGAAGGCCTGCGGCGAGCGGCGTGTCGTGACCGCGAAGCCCGAGGAGATGTCCTCGAAGAACAGCCCGTAGGCCTTGCCCTGCTTCTTCGCTTCGGCCTTCAGCATCTCGCGCAGCTCGGCGTCGGAGACTGTCTTGGTCGAGGTCACGATGAGATTGCCCTGTCGTCCTGTGGGCATCTTGCCCGTCTCGGCGCGGCCGTGGCCGTTGGACTGCGCGAAGCTCGCGACCGGAAGGCGGGACATGAGGAAGGTCTTGAGGACGCCGTCGTCGACCAGCTGCACGCGCCGTGCGGGCTGGCCTTCGTCGTCGAACGCGTAGTGGCCGCTGAGCGGATGGCCGTTGAACTCTTTCAGCGTGGGGTCGTCGGCAACCGAGAGGAAGCTCGGCAGGATCGGTTTGTTCAGCAGCTTGGTGAAGGTCTGGCCCTCTTCGTCGCCGCGCTGGCGCTGGCCTTCGAGACGATGCCCCAGCACCTCGTGGAAGAAGACCGCGGCCGCGCGGCCGGAGAGGATCGCCGGGCCGTTGTAGGGCTCTGTGATAGGAGCGGAACGCAGATCGTCGAGGTTCTTCGCCAGCGCGACGGTCTTCTCCAATACCGTTGCCTGGTCGGGAAGATGGCCGGTTGTGTCGGCCTCAAAGGTCTCGACGCGGAAGAGGTCCATGCCATCGGCCGCGCGCGTGCGGGCCACTACGACGAGCCGCGCAACCTGATTCGGTGCGGCTACGTGTGCGCCTTCGCTGGAGACGAAGTAGTCCGTCTCGTGCGAGGTCTGCATATACGCCGTGTCGTAGAAGATGTGCGGATAGCCGCGGAAGACGGCGGTAATCTCGCGCAGACGCTGCTCCCAGGCGGAGCGGTCGAGCTCCAGCTTGGGCGCGGGGGGCAGATCGGCGCTTGCCGGCTTCTCCGTGGAGAAGTCCGCCGAAGAGTCCTCTTCCTTCGCGCGCACCTGCTGCTCGGTCTTTACCTTCTCCAGCGCGTCGAGCGCCTTGCCGTAACCGCGATTGGTCGCGAACCAGAGCGAACGCTCAATCGCGCTGCGGTCGTCCGAGAGCGGCAGCGGCATGGTGGTCAGCGCGCT encodes:
- the alr gene encoding alanine racemase, which translates into the protein MKSWIEISSARLAENFRAIQAVAGQGVEALAVIKANAYGHGTTICAPVLAEAGAQWLGVSDVAEGEAVRTALPHSGIRVLVMCGMELADAPALVAHGLTPVVWTPEHIAALERAARSAGHRIQVHLEVDTGMGRQGAAPGEDLARTLEALADSRWVSCEGIMTHLCCSESAEAKITEEQRERFASALDQALAAGMRPEFVHLANTSAVDEGSTMQWIRDTAKSLGARAMVRIGFAIYGHCLEIEGEHAHAGALAPKVSPVLVWKTRIIGLRGVAAGATVGYGATFVATQPMRLALLPVGYADGYRRAASSGVGNGWVMIAGRRAPVVGRVSMNLTVVDVSGHADVQEGMEAVLLGEGVTAEDQARWSGTIAYDILCGIRANFELR
- a CDS encoding metallopeptidase TldD-related protein — protein: MTPPIYPKSLFRRHRSISSLGLAAFVLAAGTLTQARASDPKPGDPAVAVNAAASNPAANDPEAAASNPILMQAMSAELNRAMSSLGTAAVSANATPQPRPYFLSYSVADAENVNITAQYGAITNSSARHARIADVQVRLGSPDLDNSHGDHRTSALTTMPLPLSDDRSAIERSLWFATNRGYGKALDALEKVKTEQQVRAKEEDSSADFSTEKPASADLPPAPKLELDRSAWEQRLREITAVFRGYPHIFYDTAYMQTSHETDYFVSSEGAHVAAPNQVARLVVVARTRAADGMDLFRVETFEADTTGHLPDQATVLEKTVALAKNLDDLRSAPITEPYNGPAILSGRAAAVFFHEVLGHRLEGQRQRGDEEGQTFTKLLNKPILPSFLSVADDPTLKEFNGHPLSGHYAFDDEGQPARRVQLVDDGVLKTFLMSRLPVASFAQSNGHGRAETGKMPTGRQGNLIVTSTKTVSDAELREMLKAEAKKQGKAYGLFFEDISSGFAVTTRRSPQAFQVIPLVVYRVYVDGRPDELVRGVSIVGTPQAALNRIVATGDHQDIFNGECGAESGTIPVSAVAPAMLVSEIETQRQAQGTARPPIVEPPPLGDATDAPATPVSAATKGGR
- a CDS encoding metallopeptidase TldD-related protein, producing the protein MAPNTPDPLLTAMQQELAREKSLLILPGLQRPYFMEYRLEDLQTYEAVANYGALTGESENRQRIVRVEVRIGDYTTDSSSSRGDGSLQLAPNDNDPAALKYALWTATDEAYKNALRAYSAKEAALKQFQSAPTANDFTPAKPVTLIEPLKTLELDRDAWKQRIIEASGIFQTAPEVRSFAAEVQSSSASIDAVVVNRYTVNTDGTVLRHGYAGYNDVISVGGQAADGMQLSRSNGSSAATAEGLESAEALHKRTITNLLSLKDLREAPVVDAEDYHGPVLFSGDASADVINRLFVPNVEADRPDMGTTARTQGAYQSSLRTPVLPSFLTVVDDPGLHTFEGQSLVGAYSVDDEGVPVAPVTVVDHGKLIDYLLGREPVKDFPESNGHGRAAPGQAAHSRAGVVVVKSTQPLSAAEMRAKLLALAKEQGRDVYEVETLGGELSPRLLYRVSPSGKRTLVRGAVFDELDQRSLRSGLLAAGGKPWVAQTLSPVPETTIAPSLLFADIAVKRASEQQQKLPYYAPPAIGDGQK